The sequence below is a genomic window from Humulus lupulus chromosome 3, drHumLupu1.1, whole genome shotgun sequence.
ttcttatttttctattttttttcctttccacTCACAGTAACACGTTGAAATTTATGTACTGTCTACTCTTCTCTCTCATATCACTCGCCTCGCACTCCCTCTCTTTCTCATTCTCTCATTCGTTCTTCCTCTCTCAGGCGCGAAGGAGTGGATGCAACAATCTGGGTGCTTAGCAGAGGAGTGGCTTTCGACGGTGCCATGGGTGCGTCTGGGATGgaggtattttttttctctttttttcctTTCTGAAATCTGagtttataatttaatgttttaaGTTGATTTTTAGGTCATTGGGTATGAACGGATCTGTTTCGATTTCAAAATTGTTTATACTtgtttttttgtttgattttttatAGTGTTTGTCATGTTTGGTGTGTATGGGATTTTGACTTTTTCGTTTACGAGTAATTTTTATTTGTGAACTCTTTAGCTCTTGCCTCTATCACTATCTCCCTCAAACTTGTTATTGCTCTCTTTGTCTCACTATATTTGTGTATGTCATACACTCTTTCTCACACTTgtgtatatttatacatataaagaAAAAACTGAGAGTGGCTGCCATATGTTTGATAAAAGTTTTCAATGAATTCTGCTATAAAACATTCAGAGGCAAGGTAGAAAGTAACAGAGTTtggttttgtaattttgacttgaTGACTCTATCTCTATCTTTTTTTTGGATGAATCTTTGTTGTCTcgtttaatatttttaaagatAGATCACACGGTTCTAGCTATTATTTTTGGGTGGTTTTAATTTAGGCATGCAAGGTCAAGAAAAAGTGTATTATGAAAGGCCGATTATCTTTTGGCTACATAGAAAACTGTTTGCTTTGTTTATTATGATTTTAAAAGAAACTTTAGAAATGTTATATGTTTCTTCATGAATGATAAATAACATTGGATATATTTGTGTAATCTTCCAGGGAATATTTGGTTGATTTGCTTGAGATGGCAGGAGTACTTAGCCAGCCAGACTCTTCACTTAATAGTGCATTGTCCATTTCAGTTTCTTCACCACTTTGCCATCCTAAATTTAAATCTGTCAAGACTGTTCAGAACTTTCAGATGTTGGCAAAACTTTATTTCATTGAATTTGGATCTCTGTCTCTTGCTTTTGACGACAATTCTTCTGGTAAGTCCCTTATTTCATCATCCATGTTCTAGTCGTTGGGTATACTGGCAGTTGCATGCAATAGAATATTATTCAGTACTCAAGTTGTAATTGTATTATCATTGCACATTCATCCATTTGTTGAAGCCAACATAGCTTCAAAATCAGGGTGGTTCAAGAAATGATTAGGAGTTTGCTAGTAAACAAataaattgtgatttttttttactgCTCTGAAATTATAGCCAACAAATGTTATGTTAAAATTTATGAGTTGAATGAATAAGTTAAACCAAAAAGATATGAATAAGTGTGGCTGAATTAGTGTCTAACAATAATTTGCATAATATATTAAAAAGGAAACAAATTATTCTATGGAGGGTTTGATAACAAACATGCTCATACAACATCATGACCACCTTGAAAATTTACAACATCATGACTAACTTGAAAATTTTCTGATCAAACATTTTAATAGGTACTCGTAAAAATCAAGATGAGAAAAAAGTTTCAAGAAGACCTGAAACTTTTGATTTAAATTACATTGACAGGAACAACATTACACCCACATCTCTGAAAAATCATGAAATTTTTGCATCACCTTTTCTCAAAAGAGCTCCCCGGAATATCACTAATTCTAGAGATCATCGAAGGCTAGTATTTTCTGATCCAATTTCAAATCTTATGGACTCTGCACACTTGGTCAAGGACTCCAATCAACCATGTCATATCCTACCACTTCACTGTAGAGATGCTCTCCCAGAATTTTCTAATCCTTGGCCTGATGCAGCTAATACTATGTCGATAATAGACCAAAATGAGCCAATAAATAATAGACTGAGCCGTGAATTTTGTCTTGGCGAGGAGGGTTCACACATCTTGTGGCATGAACTCGCTTTAATAAAGAAAATTGGACCAGGTAATTGCTTTTCAATAGTTACAGAGTACTTAAAAAAGTAATAAGATTGTTTGATGTTGTCTTTCATGATGTCCATATTAATTGGTTGCCTCTCCCTTGTCTCATTTTTTAATGCACTGAACAGCATTATTTATTTCAATTGCAGTGGTTGCTTGGATAAACTTTTAAGGAGGCCGGATGCTGGAGTTATACTTGATGAAAGGCTTCGGCTGAATATGGCTTACGATGTGGTAATGTCTCAGTGTGATTAGTTGCTTTTTGTTTCTATGTTTCTAGGCAAACTTTTGAAAAATTTGATGAacctaaaattaaaaaaagaacttttttataatgtgcaggtctataatgagatgcatttctttggcgcaatactcgACAACATTGGtagttgaagtttttagaataaaatgtatatttcactaactttgtataaatttcttgtttaatatttggtgatgatagaattttactgtagtataaactatcatgtaatatgattttgtaagccgagtagactaaatattgaaattatacttttgagtaattaataaaaaattatttttgttgtattttctttgaaaaaatttagaaatctaacatatttAATACATTTTGGACTCTCAATGgggtatattttttttaaaatcaaaatgaaaattgtagctgcattttttttttttttaaatttactttTAAGGGTATGCAAAGCGGGTCTTAAAATCTTAAGTTAAAGACACTCAACAGAatcttgcgagtcctaaaaacattcttttaggacttgcgttgcgagtcctaaaaaattacttaaaggcactcaacccgattttttaggactcgcctaaaaacttacttaaaggcactcaacggaAGTTTTTAGGActaacattcttttaggactctcaacgcgagtcctaaaaaccctcactttttaaggctctcaaatagaggacttgcAATGCTAGTcttaaaaagtcttttttgtagtagtgtaaggTCAATTACCAGGTTAGGTTTCAAAGATTTCGAaaataaacggttaattttcactaaaatagacgtttagtacatgggatcccaaaaacatggttTAAGAGTCAAATTTACAATTATCAAAAGTTATATATACCTAGTGGACACTCTAATGggaaaaaatacaaattttaggctctgtccttgtactttccctcggccgtggcggacgagcagctcaTGATGTACACCTcgtccccagagctctccaactcatggttggcccagcttacttttgcctttacctgcaccacgtagcacccgtgagccaaggcccaggaaaAAAACCACAACAACAAATACATAATCAGTAATAGCATCCAATCAATCATAAGACAGTCATTCATAATTTCAACAAATCATAAGCATCAAACTGACAATATTAAACATGTACATTCATAAATATATCTCAACCAATATACAAGTGCTcaaggtcggcgcccttaggctgagcctTCTTTTTACTCAACTGActtcgactcgcttaggccgagtcctttgTTTATCTAGCTAACCTCGACtcacagtggccgagtcgcgtctTGTGCACAAATCATCAACCTCAgctctcttaggccgttcatttcATGTTTCGCATAATAGTATCATAGTCACACAACACATATACTcagatacagggaatctcagtcccaacacagccacatgagggtgcaattttcttaccttgaattccgagtggaggatacagaacggtcccgagcacgaacCTCACTCCCGAGCCTTAGTGATagacctagtcacagtggccaatgggtaatcatcaatttctaatcatAAATACTTAAGAGACAAAAgctagccttcgagacctcgatttctactaaaccgggtagtagaaatcgtcccaaGCGCCTAATTTTGAACCCAGAGCCttaccaatcctagaaaccaTCCTAAGGCAAAAtcgcctaggcgggccgcgacctggccctaagggtcgcggcgcgcccccaagtcagagactcAATCTTCTAGCATTAAGGGGAGGCGGGCCGAGGTGCACCTTCAAGACAGAGAGCCACCCAGGGCCATCTAGGCATGCGAGTCGTGGCGCCCCTGAGctgggtcacggcgcgcccctacgtacccaaaatttctgggtttcttcCACACTCttcccagccaaaaacctcaaaAATTCAATCAAACTCCCAACCAAACTTAGAACCATACGTAGAACTCTTATCCCCACAACTTAATCAAAATACCTAATCCTATAAGAAATTCACACTCTTATAAAAcactcaaattcaatccaaatcTAGCTAACAAAACCAGACCTCATGCAAACTTAATCCTTAACATTATTTCAGCATAATTTAGAGATTCTAGCTTGAATTCTCACCTCAAGTGGCAGCCTAATTCCTCAACAATTTCTCTGAGTATTCGTAGCTTGAATTCCCTCTGAGTTCCAGCTTAATTCCTAGCTTGATCACcttaactttccttctctttttcctTCAACTTCAAGGTACatggagagggagagagagagatagagaaaaccGTGAGTGAGAGAGgtgagagagagttgagagtttTCTACCACTTTCTGGCTATTCCTAGGAGTTTTACTGAGTATATCCCTTGCTTAaacaaaagactattttgcccctttaAGCCTATTAATCTTCTAAGGGTactaaggggtaaaatggtcattccgctcctagttcccgttaattcctcaagtgtacctataattaatcaattaacctTGTCAAgtccaattaattaccacatacttattcaatatctataaatccccaaaatatcctctaaatttccaaaaatacccctaggctcccccgagccgggtattaaaccccacagtgactatttcactaattcACTCACTAcgaccatctcgagccatatactacaaatatatccacataataatgtggtcccaatcatttatcacatttaatcacatgtatgccctcaacgggctaaaattacaaatatgcccttataagctataaagggcccacatgcatatctaatactcgtaaacatgcatatcacatattcatataatcatatcaatcatgCATTCCACGtaatcacgcatttaaccaattaaacatacatataccaattatgctctcttggcacgctaatcaaggccctaagccctattagtaattttgggttgttacaggaGGGCTGGGTTCATTATGTCGTACCCACTACtcaggccccctaacttccacgtGAACCCAAAAGATAAGAATTTAAatccttgctttattaattgttatttattttaattaggtCCAATTTAATAATGTAAAACAAcaggccttcacaaatgggctaacccataagagaggaatttaaactttacactttcaattaaACTCAAAATATCTTAATATTTACTAAACAATACcattgaaataataaaataaaagaaataaaaaactttattgaatataaaaatttatttacaaaCTAGTAGAGTTCTAAAAAGAATACTAATGATCatgcacttttttttttctttcaaatcttCCACATTGGACCCTTCTTCTAATATGTCCTGCGTGAAGTCTTCATAATCATCTTGGGTGTAGATAAATCTTGAAGTGAAAGGAACATTACTAAGAAATCCTTCCCTAAGATTATTTGCTAATTGGTGTACTCTTTCACCTATCTCCCCGTTTGGtaaattgatttcttcaataATTCTAAAATTTTGGGAGAACAtatccataaatatgtcatatttatcCTCAATTGGTACACTTTCTTCAAGTAAAACCTTGTTCCATACTATCTTTAAACTCGGTTGTGCTAGCGATAATTTGGCTGAGTGCATGAGAACTAATCTTCTCATGCACTTTCAATAAAGTTGTGTGACTGGCAATAATATTTTCTATTTCTTTGTGGATTCGATTAATTCTAAGAAACACCCTCACGAATTTAGTCTCACCATCAGGGTCGGTTATTCGCCTTATTGCCTTAACTTTTCTAACAAAAATTGGGTCCATTGtgttaaattatgaaaaataaatcaTCAAAGGAAAAACATCATTTCACATATTCAAAACATGTAGCGAGTTGGTCCTTTATAGTTTTCGTGTGTATTTCGTGAGAACGTTCAGAACCAATATAGCCGTGGCTCTGTTACCACttataacgccctaatttctcataatattatcgAGAACATAGCGTTGAATTGTAAACATAAATGTTGctaatttatttaagaaaatactATAAAGAAAAGGGATCTCatgtttttacaaaataaataaggtCTTTAACAAAATTAACTAAGCAACATTCGaatttaaagaaataaatatacTTAAAAGAAAATCTTCATAATCAAAATCCTAGGCTCTTGATCATTCCAACAGCTACATGGCCCTcacgaatacatcactaagctcttaggtcccactcaccaCTGGCCGTTCTAACCTCAATTATCTGCACAATGATGTCATAacgagtgagcttctaagcccagtaaggaaaatgcaTACAATCACATATTCATAGCAAATTATATCATAAGTTCAAACAAGATTTCATAATAACactaatttatactaatcatacaagatcataataCATTTTAGGTCATAATCAAACTCTAAGTCATAAACAAATTCTATTGGTCATATATAGATCATAATAGCACTCTAAATTGTAAACATATTCTATTGGTCATACATATGTAATAATAAGActctaaatcataaacatattctatTGGTCATACATACGTCATAATAACActctaaatcataaacatattcaatTCATCATACATAGGCCACAACAAAAAAACAGGCAAaacaaaagataagtgtttataagGGTTGGAAATCAAGccccggacatcacttaggtccgtcatacaagtttcggcaaccgagcctacctgacatcacttaggtccatcaTAAAAATTCTTTGAACACCTTAGGTCCACCCATACTTATCTcttttgtacctgaaatgttagggtcatacagAATACTTAAAAGGTCATAActaaaactacctaattttccttaccttgagtgtggaataagagaagaaaaagagattGCTTGTGCTAATAGATCTCGCCCAAAAccttatatataacataaaagatttaagattagagactataataataattaaacttTCAAAAAATCTAAACCTTATAAAAGTCATACCTTAACCCTAGAACGAAAGATCAATACTTCCAAAATCCCGATCCTCTGCAAAAGTGCCTATCTCCAACAACACTACTAAGAGCTTGATACTTGGGTAATTTTGACTATATAGAGGTTTGAGAGGCTTGTGTATTTCAGCTATATAGTGGTTTGTAATGCCTATAGTGTTTGAGGCTTTATAgataaaatagaagaaaaagagttCCCGAGCACTATAAGGGCTATAGTTGTTCGGCTATGGTGTGTTTATGGGGAAAAAATATGAGAACTTTTGGAAGATGTATATTTCAAAAATGGAGAGGCttcaaagctttttttttttagtgtgaaAAACGGTGATGTgaaagactctatttataggcttcaaacccaaCTCATTTCCTTGATTTTTTCTCCCACCATTCAACTAGTTTTTACTGGAAGCCCTCTCAATATGACACATACACTAACAAGTAACCGAAGTATTCAAAAGTCTCCACTATCTTCTCCTAACTCATGCTCACGCCTACACCTATGCATTCTTAAGTTCAAATGTTTTCAAATGGTTCAACTTGGTAACTTTATTCAAAATTAGTGTGAC
It includes:
- the LOC133821240 gene encoding serine/threonine-protein kinase CTR1-like, producing MQQSGCLAEEWLSTVPWVRLGWREYLVDLLEMAGVLSQPDSSLNSALSISVSSPLCHPKFKSVKTVQNFQMLAKLYFIEFGSLSLAFDDNSSVVAWINF